A region from the Halosolutus gelatinilyticus genome encodes:
- the queC gene encoding 7-cyano-7-deazaguanine synthase QueC — MTTTQADNTDSAVVLVSGGMDSATAAFEAKHRGYDLYFLHTTYGQQTADKESECARALADYMDVADFLHIETDHLARIGASSLTDENIDVEEVDLDSDEIPSSYVPFRNSNLLSMATSYAEANDCGAIFIGAHSEDYSGYPDCRPEFFDAFQQVIDIGTKPETSIDLVAPFVDWTKTEIAERGLDLDVPYELTWSCYRNEEPACGTCDACAYRLKAFQDVGMKDPIRYRERPSYSD; from the coding sequence ATGACGACTACTCAAGCAGATAACACGGATAGCGCGGTTGTCCTTGTATCGGGCGGGATGGATAGTGCGACTGCAGCTTTTGAGGCGAAGCACAGGGGATATGACTTGTACTTCCTCCACACGACCTACGGCCAACAAACAGCGGACAAAGAGTCAGAGTGCGCCCGAGCATTGGCCGACTATATGGATGTCGCGGACTTCCTTCACATCGAAACAGACCACTTAGCTCGGATCGGTGCTTCCAGCCTTACTGACGAGAACATCGATGTGGAAGAAGTCGATCTCGATAGCGATGAGATACCGTCAAGCTACGTTCCGTTCCGGAACTCGAACCTGCTATCAATGGCCACGTCGTACGCTGAAGCAAACGACTGTGGGGCCATCTTTATTGGTGCACACAGCGAGGACTACTCTGGTTACCCGGATTGCCGCCCGGAATTCTTTGATGCGTTCCAACAGGTCATAGATATCGGGACGAAGCCAGAGACGTCAATCGATTTGGTGGCACCGTTCGTGGATTGGACGAAAACAGAGATTGCGGAGCGTGGTCTAGATCTCGATGTTCCGTACGAGCTTACGTGGAGCTGTTACCGCAATGAGGAACCAGCCTGTGGTACTTGCGATGCATGTGCCTACCGACTCAAAGCATTCCAAGACGTAGGAATGAAGGATCCGATTAGATATCGAGAGCGCCCTAGCTACAGTGACTGA
- a CDS encoding 7-carboxy-7-deazaguanine synthase QueE, producing MPVNSDVPTVEKGSLGAETKDGLPVNELFYSLQGEGKIAGMPSVFVRTSGCNLRCWFCDSFHTSWEPTHAWLDVDAVIDRVTDYKKANHVVVTGGEPLLHDETTNLLDRLSDAGYHTTVETNGTIYHDTSIDLVSISPKLASSTPTAAKDPQGNGEWAARHDDRRIDIDTLCKLVEAYDFQLKFVVTDREDIPEINRLVDRLRDAADAVIRDSDILLMPEGSTRERLSKTRELAAEVALEHGYQYTPRLHVDLWNDAPET from the coding sequence ATGCCGGTGAATTCAGATGTTCCAACGGTTGAGAAGGGTTCTCTTGGCGCAGAGACGAAGGACGGACTACCAGTGAATGAACTGTTTTACTCGTTACAAGGGGAAGGGAAGATCGCCGGAATGCCGAGCGTGTTTGTCCGGACGAGTGGTTGCAATCTCCGGTGCTGGTTCTGTGACTCGTTCCACACCAGCTGGGAGCCGACCCACGCCTGGCTCGATGTCGATGCTGTCATCGACCGTGTCACCGATTATAAGAAAGCAAACCACGTCGTCGTGACCGGCGGTGAACCATTGCTCCACGACGAGACGACCAATCTGTTAGACCGCCTTAGCGATGCTGGCTACCATACTACCGTCGAAACCAACGGTACAATCTATCACGATACTTCTATCGATCTAGTGAGTATCAGCCCCAAACTGGCGAGCAGTACTCCGACTGCAGCAAAGGACCCGCAGGGAAATGGGGAATGGGCCGCCCGACACGATGATCGACGGATCGACATAGACACTCTCTGCAAGTTGGTGGAGGCCTATGATTTCCAGCTAAAATTTGTAGTTACAGATAGAGAAGATATACCCGAGATCAACCGGTTAGTTGACCGGCTCCGGGACGCTGCAGATGCGGTGATCCGAGATTCAGATATTTTGTTGATGCCGGAGGGTTCGACACGTGAACGACTGTCGAAAACCCGTGAACTGGCTGCGGAGGTAGCGTTGGAGCACGGATATCAATACACGCCCCGACTTCACGTTGACCTCTGGAACGACGCACCCGAAACATAG
- a CDS encoding 6-pyruvoyl trahydropterin synthase family protein codes for MAQNLSGEYSPTSEDISEAERTLHVGRDRPIRLSTGHRILHHDGKCSRPHGHNYKISVSITGTLTSEGWVIDKGDVTSVLSEWDHRFLVEKGDPLIEAFEASGDGDALIVLNQPPTAEVMGIVLERRLKETLPETVSNVEVEVRETGELAAGGAL; via the coding sequence ATGGCTCAAAACCTATCTGGAGAGTATTCCCCCACATCAGAGGATATCTCCGAGGCTGAGAGAACCTTACACGTCGGACGTGACCGGCCGATTCGTTTGAGTACAGGGCACCGGATTCTACACCATGACGGCAAGTGCAGCCGTCCCCATGGGCATAACTACAAAATCAGCGTCTCGATAACTGGCACCCTGACCAGCGAAGGGTGGGTCATCGATAAGGGAGACGTCACTTCTGTATTATCCGAGTGGGATCACCGATTTCTCGTGGAGAAGGGCGATCCACTGATTGAGGCTTTTGAGGCCAGCGGCGACGGCGATGCCCTAATCGTGCTCAACCAGCCCCCGACAGCCGAAGTGATGGGGATCGTTCTTGAACGACGGCTGAAGGAAACATTGCCGGAAACGGTCAGTAATGTTGAAGTTGAGGTTCGAGAGACCGGTGAGCTCGCTGCCGGAGGAGCTCTATAG
- a CDS encoding tRNA-guanine transglycosylase, whose protein sequence is MSAFRTLGKASYGRRGEIDTPAGYIQTPELLPVVNLIGGTTTESGGIWRYTRRHLFESDSVQGIMFQAMSFLDYNLTPENLEEWREKPLKQHFEESDVEPGFDQPLFIDSGGFKLMNSTKFGQTPGEGGSENDWDIYTNPESILDLQLDYGADIIATLDFPIPQNLNKEETTERMEKSIDNAVETLRLLDERELEETPSMYVAIHGHNYEDVNWYVSQFLDRADELDEAFEGFALGSLVPLSSSPDTLVDIVQGARDAIPEDRYDEIAFHVFGISGRLCPLLSLLGVDTFDSRSYQYAARNKKFIHPNTWQRISLDQIDDWDDWPCDCQACQNIHLDDMRHALLESEVSNKPIEGEHGTHFKSEYYAQIAHHNFELYSRQMQQVRDAIDEGHLLERVANFAQGKNIVEKALKRAQLHNPELREQLADIGYEGLVAGPDDETFQTKLSSFLEGVEDTTRKKRTISLKHGPNDFDILQRDEYQPPSEADVLLILPCSQEKPYSKSRTHQAVLSRLEDYRERYHKVSISGLYGPVPEDFEEANPVMSYEYVLTTADDDQVELVANRLARYLNRYGEQFDQIIAYTTNKAYRRAIDTAFNRYGRGEIYPSDPRALQLTEHFRSENIDELVGRFTS, encoded by the coding sequence ATGTCGGCATTCAGGACTCTTGGAAAGGCTTCATACGGCCGCCGAGGCGAAATAGACACGCCCGCCGGCTATATCCAGACGCCCGAGCTTCTACCTGTAGTAAATTTGATCGGAGGGACGACAACAGAATCCGGTGGTATCTGGCGGTATACCCGTCGCCACCTCTTCGAGAGCGACAGCGTCCAGGGGATTATGTTTCAAGCGATGTCGTTTCTCGACTACAATCTCACCCCCGAGAATTTGGAGGAGTGGCGTGAGAAGCCGCTCAAACAGCATTTCGAGGAGAGTGACGTTGAACCCGGGTTTGATCAGCCGCTATTCATCGACTCGGGCGGATTTAAGCTGATGAACTCGACGAAGTTCGGACAAACGCCTGGCGAAGGCGGTAGTGAGAACGACTGGGATATCTACACGAATCCAGAGAGCATCTTGGACTTGCAGCTTGACTACGGCGCGGATATCATTGCCACGTTGGACTTTCCGATTCCACAGAACCTGAATAAGGAAGAAACCACTGAACGGATGGAGAAGAGTATCGATAACGCGGTTGAAACTCTCCGGTTGCTCGACGAACGCGAGCTGGAGGAGACGCCGTCTATGTATGTGGCCATACACGGCCACAACTACGAGGATGTCAACTGGTATGTCAGTCAATTTCTGGACCGCGCCGATGAACTTGATGAGGCCTTCGAGGGGTTCGCCCTGGGTTCACTTGTTCCCCTCAGCAGCTCTCCAGATACCTTGGTCGATATCGTTCAAGGGGCAAGAGACGCGATACCCGAGGACCGTTACGACGAAATCGCATTCCACGTCTTCGGCATAAGTGGAAGGCTCTGTCCTCTACTATCTCTCCTCGGGGTAGATACGTTCGATTCGAGAAGCTATCAGTACGCAGCCCGGAACAAGAAGTTCATCCACCCCAACACCTGGCAACGGATTAGTCTTGATCAGATTGATGACTGGGATGATTGGCCCTGTGACTGTCAGGCCTGTCAGAACATCCACTTAGACGATATGCGGCACGCCTTGCTAGAATCCGAGGTCAGTAACAAGCCCATCGAAGGCGAACACGGGACTCATTTCAAGAGCGAATACTACGCACAGATAGCTCATCACAACTTCGAACTGTACAGCCGCCAGATGCAACAAGTTCGTGATGCCATTGACGAGGGGCATTTACTCGAACGTGTTGCTAACTTCGCACAGGGAAAGAATATCGTAGAGAAAGCGCTGAAGCGGGCTCAGCTACACAACCCAGAACTCCGCGAACAACTTGCAGACATCGGTTACGAAGGGTTAGTTGCCGGACCGGATGACGAGACGTTCCAGACCAAGCTATCTAGCTTCCTCGAAGGAGTCGAGGACACGACACGGAAGAAACGGACCATCTCGTTGAAGCACGGGCCAAACGACTTCGATATCCTCCAGCGCGACGAGTATCAGCCGCCGAGCGAGGCAGATGTACTACTGATTCTACCCTGTAGTCAGGAGAAGCCGTATTCGAAGTCACGGACACATCAGGCTGTCCTCTCCCGTCTTGAGGACTACCGTGAGCGATATCATAAGGTGTCCATCTCAGGGCTATACGGGCCGGTACCTGAGGACTTCGAAGAGGCTAACCCGGTGATGAGCTACGAGTATGTATTGACGACTGCCGATGACGACCAAGTTGAACTTGTTGCGAACCGACTTGCTCGTTACCTGAACCGGTACGGTGAGCAATTTGACCAAATTATAGCCTACACCACGAACAAAGCCTACCGACGTGCTATCGATACGGCGTTCAACCGGTATGGCCGCGGTGAAATATACCCATCTGATCCGCGAGCTCTTCAGTTGACCGAGCATTTCCGCAGTGAAAATATCGACGAGCTCGTTGGTCGGTTTACCAGTTGA
- a CDS encoding DUF6884 domain-containing protein, translating into MRSAEYMTSLLVQSCSATKEQVDTPVPALDLYDGYFFRIIKKALRTGRFQSGIDIMIISAEHGVVEPDQEIEYYDRRMDTERADKLNDQVVSAIARKVTTNGYDKVWINLGKDYLPAIDGVESAVDVPVDYIEGTGIGMKGKRLKHLVSSGRSIPVHGD; encoded by the coding sequence ATGCGATCAGCAGAGTATATGACGTCGTTATTAGTCCAATCGTGTTCTGCAACGAAGGAACAGGTGGATACACCGGTTCCTGCTCTCGATTTGTACGATGGATACTTCTTCAGGATTATAAAGAAGGCATTGCGCACGGGTCGATTTCAGTCTGGAATTGACATTATGATTATATCTGCGGAACACGGAGTTGTAGAACCTGATCAGGAAATCGAATATTATGACCGTCGGATGGACACAGAACGTGCTGACAAATTGAATGACCAAGTCGTCAGCGCTATTGCTAGGAAAGTCACTACTAACGGGTATGACAAGGTATGGATCAATCTTGGAAAGGACTATCTTCCCGCTATTGATGGGGTTGAATCTGCCGTTGATGTACCCGTTGACTATATCGAAGGTACCGGTATCGGAATGAAGGGAAAGCGGCTGAAGCACTTGGTTTCCAGCGGCCGTTCCATTCCAGTGCACGGTGACTGA
- a CDS encoding tRNA-guanine transglycosylase, translating to MVSFDVVAEAGEARRGQLQINDRTLETPHLFPVINFYGGGNEGALFGGGVHRTIKEFLAHDNEVTGGEDYSDLFNGVMTSISSLADYGIREKKLEWYLDNEIREWECFSDYDGMIFADSGGYKILKQGGLEGEDFEKDIDQDKALDIQLDLGPDIVVNLDHPIHPDDEFEERIEKMEQTAVNAARFAERRDEVDGACYLTVHGYYEAMLERSFDLIEDELAEPVPEAFDGIALGSLVPRKDNVEVLVEAVSDCKREMQQRGYEDLPLHVLGISGNAMPLLVAVGADTFDSASYLHQAINGKYCVNLFETVPIDDANFDACECRVCNDDFHRARMRNEMDDLYQKDILGSVAAHNLAVQQRELRKFRQLIAEGDKERVAEYLEEAVKDQKGFRKFAYQLINERINPYFEETDTTYA from the coding sequence ATGGTCTCATTCGATGTTGTTGCGGAGGCAGGCGAGGCACGACGTGGTCAGCTCCAGATTAACGACCGTACTCTGGAAACCCCGCACCTGTTCCCGGTGATCAACTTCTACGGCGGTGGTAACGAGGGCGCACTATTTGGTGGCGGTGTCCACCGTACGATCAAGGAGTTCCTTGCCCACGACAACGAAGTAACCGGTGGTGAAGACTATAGCGACCTCTTCAACGGTGTGATGACTTCGATTTCCTCCCTAGCAGACTACGGCATTCGGGAAAAGAAGCTGGAATGGTATCTCGACAACGAGATCCGCGAGTGGGAATGTTTCAGCGACTATGACGGGATGATCTTCGCAGACTCCGGCGGCTACAAAATCCTGAAGCAAGGTGGCCTAGAAGGTGAGGACTTCGAGAAGGACATCGACCAGGATAAGGCGCTAGACATCCAGTTAGATCTTGGACCAGACATCGTGGTCAACCTGGACCACCCAATCCATCCGGATGACGAGTTCGAGGAGCGGATCGAGAAGATGGAGCAGACCGCCGTCAACGCTGCCCGATTCGCGGAGCGTCGTGACGAAGTCGACGGTGCCTGCTACCTCACAGTACATGGCTACTATGAAGCGATGCTCGAACGATCCTTCGACCTCATTGAAGACGAACTCGCAGAACCAGTCCCTGAAGCTTTCGACGGAATCGCGCTCGGTAGCCTCGTCCCACGGAAAGATAACGTCGAAGTTCTCGTCGAAGCAGTATCTGACTGTAAACGGGAGATGCAACAGCGAGGTTATGAAGATCTCCCTCTACACGTATTAGGGATCTCAGGGAACGCAATGCCGTTGCTCGTCGCTGTTGGGGCTGATACCTTCGATTCTGCCTCCTATCTGCACCAAGCGATCAACGGGAAGTATTGCGTCAACCTGTTTGAGACAGTTCCGATTGATGATGCGAACTTCGATGCCTGTGAATGCCGCGTCTGTAACGACGATTTCCACCGAGCACGGATGCGAAACGAGATGGACGACCTATATCAGAAGGATATCCTCGGCTCGGTGGCTGCGCACAATCTTGCGGTTCAACAACGGGAACTTCGCAAATTCCGTCAATTGATCGCCGAAGGCGACAAGGAACGGGTCGCGGAGTACTTGGAGGAGGCTGTGAAGGACCAGAAAGGTTTCCGCAAGTTCGCTTACCAGCTAATCAACGAACGGATTAACCCGTACTTCGAGGAAACAGACACAACCTATGCATAA
- a CDS encoding ATP-binding protein has protein sequence MHKTPQVNEVNEFIEIASDFEDPLEVIREALSNSYDAGATQVDISIEQDAEGRNTLIIKDDGHGMDEDDLSSFFDLGNSNKDDAIGYKGHGTKIYYKSDKIRVETVTDGTRIESVMDQPWAKLNNRELPTYSIEETESDEPSRTRIEVHGFRAGQGFDPRQLTYNKIEHYIKWKTIGGSTAWHFGDDFHEMDINVELSPTIDDTQDQIETDNRLQFPPENRHPEGEFVAEEMCKHYPPRELTVTLDDGRELTIEVVGMVGGKEARNKLPTYGKHSAQFGIWLAKDHIKVERYNDAIGADNEFFHFFFIANCQDLELSANREKIRNKSGDVYQAITDELNRYMTKVCQDSWYRNYIERRKLENKQRSIQSQGSSLEERLQHTKDQGGLSPSNPAEVIAALERYSANGSPETLEIADFRLDEEVNAIVDTDEGYKNAALQAKLSDFFENETPLTHIDRFICWKLGDRDALTKIERTSYLGKPIRFDFSNNEVTYGDENKKTIPVLELADKV, from the coding sequence ATGCATAAGACACCACAAGTCAACGAAGTCAACGAGTTCATCGAGATAGCGAGCGACTTCGAGGACCCGTTGGAAGTTATCAGAGAAGCACTATCCAATTCCTACGACGCAGGCGCGACGCAGGTCGATATCAGTATCGAGCAGGATGCCGAGGGACGGAACACTCTCATCATCAAGGATGATGGCCATGGAATGGATGAAGACGACCTGTCGTCGTTCTTTGACCTCGGGAACTCCAACAAGGACGACGCAATCGGATACAAGGGCCACGGTACCAAGATCTACTACAAAAGCGACAAGATTCGGGTTGAGACAGTCACAGATGGGACGCGGATTGAGTCGGTGATGGACCAGCCGTGGGCGAAACTGAACAACCGTGAACTACCCACGTACTCCATCGAAGAGACGGAGAGCGACGAACCGTCCCGAACCCGAATCGAAGTACATGGGTTCCGTGCTGGTCAGGGTTTCGACCCACGACAGCTTACCTACAACAAGATTGAGCACTACATCAAATGGAAGACGATCGGCGGCTCCACCGCGTGGCACTTCGGCGACGACTTCCACGAGATGGACATCAACGTTGAGTTGTCGCCGACAATCGACGATACCCAGGATCAGATTGAGACCGACAACCGCCTACAGTTCCCGCCCGAAAACCGGCATCCAGAGGGCGAGTTCGTTGCGGAAGAAATGTGCAAGCATTACCCGCCCCGTGAGCTGACCGTCACCCTTGACGATGGCCGCGAATTAACGATCGAAGTCGTGGGGATGGTCGGTGGAAAGGAAGCACGGAATAAGCTGCCGACCTATGGTAAGCACTCAGCACAGTTCGGTATCTGGCTGGCGAAAGATCACATCAAGGTCGAACGCTACAACGATGCGATCGGAGCAGACAACGAGTTCTTCCACTTCTTCTTCATCGCAAACTGCCAAGACCTCGAACTCTCTGCCAACCGGGAGAAGATTCGAAACAAGTCCGGCGACGTCTACCAGGCCATCACTGATGAACTGAACCGATACATGACCAAAGTGTGCCAAGATTCCTGGTACCGGAACTATATCGAACGTCGCAAGCTGGAGAACAAGCAACGCAGCATCCAGTCGCAGGGAAGCTCACTCGAAGAACGCCTCCAGCATACCAAAGACCAAGGTGGACTCTCCCCGTCGAATCCGGCAGAGGTCATCGCAGCATTAGAACGGTACAGCGCTAATGGATCACCAGAGACCCTTGAGATAGCGGACTTCCGATTGGACGAAGAGGTTAATGCTATCGTTGACACCGATGAGGGATACAAGAACGCAGCACTACAGGCCAAGCTCAGTGATTTCTTCGAAAATGAGACTCCGCTGACTCACATCGACCGGTTCATATGCTGGAAGCTCGGCGATCGGGACGCTTTGACCAAAATTGAGCGGACCTCCTATCTCGGTAAACCCATCCGCTTTGATTTCAGCAATAACGAGGTGACGTATGGGGATGAGAATAAGAAAACGATCCCTGTTCTCGAATTAGCAGACAAAGTGTAA
- a CDS encoding helix-turn-helix domain-containing protein, translating to MPDRDEDSGRYTGEYSTEDFLNAISDKEGMAGTGDIADYVGCAHDTAYKRLQQMEKDGLVSSRKVGNTLLWTRLEDD from the coding sequence ATGCCCGACCGCGACGAAGATTCTGGCCGGTATACCGGCGAGTACTCTACTGAAGATTTTCTTAATGCCATCAGTGACAAAGAAGGGATGGCAGGGACGGGCGATATTGCCGATTATGTAGGTTGTGCCCATGACACAGCATATAAGCGACTCCAGCAGATGGAAAAAGATGGATTAGTTTCGTCACGAAAAGTAGGGAACACTCTCCTGTGGACACGTCTCGAAGATGATTGA
- a CDS encoding HNH endonuclease → MTGHERCHETVNPATREERLEAYGHRCQGCGRCSPEAGGLATLHVHHLTRDPEGMDEHDPANLTVLCRSCHSWQHQQASEADVPVEITDEDLTVLLPQDIEILQILAGSGPATTGDVAGALSTDLTVTAVRERLWVLMGLDNLVTSRDRQVIDQDVDTGEWGLAGQIEHSSRGRIPSDPQMLWQRIEDELVRQALDRGCDRTAVTDILDMSRRSTFYKEKRGRAYDFPLDAIHRRGGRPAADADADEQGGVSRASDEAESSSGAQQRFDTGGDRQQRTATDGGDDGEGDEAADSDGRGVPVSVTPEGEWTETQECVQQAIAALKQVDETL, encoded by the coding sequence ATGACCGGGCACGAACGCTGCCACGAGACGGTGAATCCGGCGACGCGAGAGGAGCGGTTGGAAGCGTACGGACACCGGTGTCAGGGCTGCGGGCGGTGTAGCCCCGAAGCTGGTGGACTCGCTACGCTGCATGTCCATCACCTTACCCGGGATCCCGAAGGAATGGACGAACACGACCCGGCAAACCTGACTGTCTTATGCCGGTCGTGTCACAGTTGGCAGCACCAGCAGGCGAGCGAGGCGGATGTGCCGGTTGAGATTACGGACGAGGATTTGACTGTCCTGTTACCGCAGGATATCGAGATCCTACAGATCTTGGCTGGATCTGGGCCAGCGACCACGGGTGATGTCGCCGGGGCGCTCTCGACTGATCTCACGGTAACGGCTGTGCGAGAACGGTTATGGGTGTTAATGGGACTTGATAATCTCGTTACGTCGCGCGATCGGCAGGTCATTGATCAGGATGTGGATACCGGTGAGTGGGGGTTGGCGGGACAGATTGAGCACTCATCGCGTGGTCGGATCCCAAGTGATCCGCAGATGTTGTGGCAACGTATCGAGGACGAACTTGTCCGGCAGGCTTTGGACCGTGGCTGTGACCGAACTGCTGTTACTGACATATTGGACATGTCGCGCCGCTCCACGTTCTACAAGGAGAAACGGGGACGGGCCTATGATTTCCCGTTGGATGCGATCCATCGGCGCGGTGGGCGGCCGGCAGCAGATGCTGATGCGGATGAACAGGGTGGTGTGTCGCGTGCTAGTGACGAGGCAGAGTCATCTAGTGGGGCACAACAGCGATTCGATACTGGTGGGGACAGGCAACAGCGGACAGCAACCGATGGTGGTGACGACGGTGAGGGCGACGAGGCTGCGGATAGTGACGGGCGTGGTGTCCCTGTGAGTGTCACCCCGGAGGGCGAGTGGACTGAAACACAGGAATGTGTTCAACAGGCGATCGCGGCGTTGAAGCAGGTAGATGAGACGCTCTAA
- a CDS encoding MarR family transcriptional regulator: protein MPIRLDEHDPTLDLKPGTAKSDIIAFLYSNTELGFKPKEIEDHLDIPHTTVTTTLTRLHDQGLIGKTSDSHYHGLEHRETLHRYVASLDQLEKMFESMDKDEEHTDIEGSPVKHIDESELEVELAQLEAEMNLE, encoded by the coding sequence ATGCCCATCCGACTCGACGAACACGATCCTACTCTCGATCTGAAGCCAGGAACCGCGAAATCCGACATCATCGCGTTCCTCTACAGCAACACAGAACTCGGATTCAAACCCAAAGAAATCGAAGACCACCTTGACATCCCACACACAACTGTCACCACAACCCTCACGCGACTCCACGACCAGGGACTCATCGGAAAAACCTCCGACAGTCACTATCACGGGCTCGAACACCGCGAAACCCTTCACCGATACGTCGCCAGCCTTGACCAACTAGAGAAGATGTTCGAAAGCATGGACAAGGACGAAGAACACACCGACATAGAAGGATCCCCTGTAAAACACATCGATGAATCCGAACTTGAGGTCGAACTAGCTCAGTTAGAAGCTGAAATGAATCTGGAGTGA
- a CDS encoding tyrosine-type recombinase/integrase, whose protein sequence is MSNSADSKVRAKVWVTPSQVEALRSACYTIGAEYLQQRNEAIIAFTYGTGLRVGELVQVDVSLLRSNNSELYLPTEIQKDYPNENTPPPVTLELADDTARLLSAYLTNRWKDSPALFPSRSSDRISEQGVRNMLHKIAEAAEVHPYKIDGSRGDAGDVTPHALRHGVAYRMMNEEEENTLYDVRNRLRHRSIQTTERIYDHLLKV, encoded by the coding sequence ATGAGCAATTCTGCAGATTCCAAAGTTCGTGCGAAAGTATGGGTGACACCCAGCCAAGTCGAAGCGCTCCGATCCGCCTGTTACACGATCGGCGCAGAATATCTTCAGCAGCGTAATGAGGCTATCATTGCGTTCACATATGGTACCGGACTTCGAGTGGGAGAACTCGTCCAGGTTGATGTCTCGTTGCTCCGGAGCAACAACTCTGAACTCTACCTGCCAACAGAGATCCAGAAGGACTACCCCAATGAGAACACGCCACCGCCAGTAACGCTCGAACTCGCAGACGACACCGCCCGGTTGTTATCGGCCTATCTCACCAACCGATGGAAGGACTCACCGGCGTTGTTCCCCTCTCGTTCCTCGGACAGAATCTCTGAGCAGGGCGTGCGGAATATGCTTCACAAAATTGCTGAAGCAGCAGAAGTGCACCCATACAAGATTGACGGCAGTCGCGGCGATGCTGGTGACGTGACGCCGCACGCGCTCCGACATGGTGTTGCCTACCGGATGATGAACGAAGAAGAGGAGAACACGCTATATGATGTCCGCAATCGGTTACGCCACCGGAGTATCCAGACGACCGAACGCATCTATGATCATCTGCTGAAGGTTTGA